From the genome of Candidatus Nitrospira nitrosa:
CCGCCTGAAGCCTTGACCTTGGCCTTCCCCGCTACGGTCTCTTTCAGTAAACGCACATCTGCCACAGTCGCTCCGGAAGCACCGAACCCCGTCGAGGTCTTCACATACTCTGCTCCTGCCTCAACCACGAGATGACAAGCGGTTCGCTTTTCTTCCTGGGTGAGATAACAGGTCTCGAGAATAACTTTATGTTCGACCCCTGGTGTCGCCTTCACAACTTCCGCGATATCCCTCCGCACAGAGTCATAGTCACCGGACTTCAGTCGGCTGACGTTCAGCACCATATCCAACACCCGGGCCCCGCGAGAGACCGCGTCGACCGCTTCAGCGACTTTGGTGCTCGTCGTATGCCCACCCAGCGGAAATCCGATCGGGATCCCAAGCCGGATGGTCGTGCCAACGATCGCCGCTGCCGCTTCATCGACGTAACAAGGCGGGACAAATATGACGGTAAACCCATGGGCCTTCGCCTCCTCACAAAGCCGAAGCACATCCTGTTTCGTCGCCTCAGGCCTCAAGACGGTATGGTCGATCAGCGCAGGAAGATTCCAACGTGACATGCGTTACGAGACTCCTTGTTCGTGATGGATGGCATTATTCTTGGGGATCATGAATGTCTGCGAATGACGCTCTTTTCTGAATGGACGTTTTTGGTACCGTTCCACCGCCTTGTTGTGTTCAACCAAGGTGGCGGAAAATTGATGAGTCCCATCGTTTCGCGACACGAAATACAAGTACGCGGATGGAACAGGATACAAGGCCGCACGGATCGCGTCCGCTCCAGGACTGGCGATCGGACCAGGCGGCAACCCCGCCCACCGATACGTATTGTAAGGACTGGGATGGGAAAGGTCCTTCTTATGCAGATTCCCATCGAAAGTCGGCAACCCATAGATGACGGTTGGATCACTCTGGAGCGGAATGTTTTTCTTCAACCGATTGTGAAAGACCGCTGAAATCTGTGGGCGTTCATTTCCTGCCCCAGTTTCTTTTTCAATCACCGAAGCGAGAGTCAAGACTTGATGGACCGTGAGGTTGATCTCTTTGGCCCGCACTTTCAACTCTTGCGTCATGACATGATCGAACTGTTCCACCATCGCCCTAATCACATCCTTCGCCGCCGTCGGTTTCGCAAACCGGTAGGTGTCGGGATAGAGGTAGCCCTCCACTGAATCACCCTCCACTCCCAGCGTTTTCAGGAATGACTTGTCCGAGGCCAGACTGAGAAATTCCTTGCGAGTGGTAATATGATGTTCCTCGAGAACATCAGCGATTTGGCTCATGGCATAACCCTCAGGAATGGTGATGGGATGCAAGACTACGCGACCGGCCAGAAACCTCGAGAGAATCTCGGACGGCGGCATGGCGGCATGGAGCGCATATTCTCCGGGATGAATCTTGCGGTCCGCCTCCTGGGATTTTCCCATGAGGAGAAAAGCGGATCGACTCCTGATCAATTGCTCCCGTTCAAGTAGGGTCGCCGCTTGGTTGAAGGTGGCCCCTTCCGGGATGACCACAATTTTCTCGGGAGGACGATCGGCCTCGGAAAGGACGGGCGCTTCAGCCCATCGAATCATTAGATAGCCGACCACCCCGGCGAGCACGACGAGAGTGACGGCGGTGATGAGGATCCCACGAACCATCATGCGATTGATCGATTGACGACGACTCTACCCACTCTTCTTCTGTCTCTTGTGCCGAGCGATGTTCCTCGCCAGAGCCTACTGCAGCCGTCTTGGCTTCAAGATAGCCTTGCAAAAGAATGGCTGCGGCAACACGATCGACGACTCCTTTACGTTTTCTTCGACTGACATCGGCGGCAATCAATAACTCTTCAGCCGATCGAGTCGTCATCCGCTCGTCCCACATGACGATGGGGACGGATAAGATCTCACCGAGTCGGTCGACGAACATATGGACCGCCTGAACCGCCGGTCCCTCTTCACCATTGAGTCGTAACGGGAGTCCAATCACCACCTCTCGGACATCGTGCGCATTCACCAGCTGTTGAATGTGTGCAAGATCCCGATCCAGCGTCCTCCGTTCCAACGTTTCAAGCGGTTGAGCCGTCCACCCAAGCTCATCGCTCAATGCCACTCCGATCCGCTTGGTGCCGTAGTCAAGAGCCAAGATCCTAGTTGCCATGACAGTTTACCGCTGGAGCAGAGTTTCGACCAGGCTAAAAACCTTTTCGAGCGCCGCATCAAGACGTGAGGCATCCTTCCCTCCCGCTTGAGCCATTTCCGGGCGGCCCCCGCCGGTGCCACCGACTTCGGCGGCCATCGGCTTGATGAGATCTCCCGCCTTGACTCGTCCGATGAGATCTTTTGTCACAACGACCAGCAACGAAACCTTTCCTTCATCCATGACCGCACCAAGCGCGATGACACCGCTCTTCATCTTGTCCCGCAACTGGTCGGCCAGCGCCCGCATGGCGTTCGCATCCAATCCATCAGTCCGCTGTACGTGGACCGACACACCGGCAATGCTCTTGATCGTTGAGGCAGCTGCCGCTCCCCCGGCCATCTTGAGCTTCACGTCCTCCAGCTCACGTTCTTTGTCCTTGAGCTGCGTCAGCAGCTTTCTCGTCCGTGCGACGATCTCCGACTGCCCCACTTTCAACAAGTCAGACAGCTGTCGAACTTCAGCCTCCAGTGTCTTGATTTGATTGTACGCGCCGCTGCCGGTTTGAGCTTCAAGTCGTCGCACGCCGGCGGCGACACCGGTCTCGGACACAATCCGAAAGAGTCCGATCTCACCGGTCTGTCGGCAATGCGTCCCTCCACAGAGCTCCTTACTAAAGGACTCAACGGACACCACCCGAACCTGCTCGCCATACTTGTCACCAAAAAATGCCAACGCGCCTTTGGCCACCGCGTCCTGAATACTCATCACCTCGGTGGACACCGACTCGTTCTTTCTGATTTCCTTGTTGACCGTCGATTCAATCTCGTCGATATCACGAGAGGACAATGGCCGGAAATGGGCAAAGTCGAACCGAAGCCGATTGGGCCCGACCAACGAGCCATACTGTTTCACGTGTGGGCCGAGCAGATCGCGCAGGGCCGCATGGACCAGATGTGTCGCCGTATGATTGCGCGCCGCATCCTGGCGTGTCGAGGCATTGACCGTTAGGTGTAACCGCTCGCCTTCACGAATGCGTCCTTGGCGAACCGTCCCCTTGTGAAGAATCAGCATCGGTGCAGGCCTTGTGGTCTCCGTGATCTCCACCAACCCCTCCGGCCCCGACAAGGTTCCTCGGTCTCCGACTTGTCCACCCCCTTCGGCATAAAACGACGTGACATCGAGAGCCACCTCAATCTCGTCCCCGTCCCTCGCTTCCTTCACCAACTGTTCGCCCTTGAGAATTGCACGGAGCACGGCATCACTTTCCAGTCGGTCATAGCCGATGAATTGTGTGGGACCAACCCGCTTCGCTAACTCGGCGACAGCGGGCCTGGCCGTATCTTGTTCAAACCCGCCGGTTTTCCTGGCTCGAGTCCGTTGTTCGTCGATCGCTGCATCAAATCCCGCCTCATCGATGGTCATACTTTGTTCACGACAGGCCTCGGTCATGAGATCCATCGGGAACCCATAGGTATCGTAGAGTTTGAAGACATCTCCGCCGGCCAACACCGTTCGCCCGGCAGATCGCGTCTTCTCGATCATCTCGTTCAAGATCGGCAACCCCTGATCGAGCGTCGCAATAAACCGTTCTTCTTCCCCACGGGTCGCCTCAGTGATCGTGTTGGCCGCGCGGGTAATCTCCGAATAGGCAGCGCCCATCTGGCTCACGACCGCCGCAGTCAATTCGTGGAGGAATGGTTCAACGATCCCCAGCAATCGGCCATGTC
Proteins encoded in this window:
- the mltG gene encoding endolytic transglycosylase MltG yields the protein MMVRGILITAVTLVVLAGVVGYLMIRWAEAPVLSEADRPPEKIVVIPEGATFNQAATLLEREQLIRSRSAFLLMGKSQEADRKIHPGEYALHAAMPPSEILSRFLAGRVVLHPITIPEGYAMSQIADVLEEHHITTRKEFLSLASDKSFLKTLGVEGDSVEGYLYPDTYRFAKPTAAKDVIRAMVEQFDHVMTQELKVRAKEINLTVHQVLTLASVIEKETGAGNERPQISAVFHNRLKKNIPLQSDPTVIYGLPTFDGNLHKKDLSHPSPYNTYRWAGLPPGPIASPGADAIRAALYPVPSAYLYFVSRNDGTHQFSATLVEHNKAVERYQKRPFRKERHSQTFMIPKNNAIHHEQGVS
- the ruvX gene encoding Holliday junction resolvase RuvX, encoding MATRILALDYGTKRIGVALSDELGWTAQPLETLERRTLDRDLAHIQQLVNAHDVREVVIGLPLRLNGEEGPAVQAVHMFVDRLGEILSVPIVMWDERMTTRSAEELLIAADVSRRKRKGVVDRVAAAILLQGYLEAKTAAVGSGEEHRSAQETEEEWVESSSIDQSHDGSWDPHHRRHSRRARRGGRLSNDSMG
- the deoC gene encoding deoxyribose-phosphate aldolase, which codes for MSRWNLPALIDHTVLRPEATKQDVLRLCEEAKAHGFTVIFVPPCYVDEAAAAIVGTTIRLGIPIGFPLGGHTTSTKVAEAVDAVSRGARVLDMVLNVSRLKSGDYDSVRRDIAEVVKATPGVEHKVILETCYLTQEEKRTACHLVVEAGAEYVKTSTGFGASGATVADVRLLKETVAGKAKVKASGGIRDWKTTLAMLDAGSDRIGTSASLTILQQWHTSLGQGG
- the alaS gene encoding alanine--tRNA ligase — protein: MKTNSATELRRAFIRYFEKHGHQAVPSASLLPQADPTLLFTNAGMNQFKRVFLGEDTRAYTRAVSVQKCLRAGGKHNDLENVGYTRRHHTFFEMLGNFSFGDYFKEDAIVFGWEFLTQTVGLTKDRLWVTIFREDDEADRLWRKIGVPASRIMRCDEKDNFWQMADTGPCGPCSEIHFDQGAIVPGDDRPNSEGDRVIEIWNLVFMQYNRDTSGTLHPLPKPSIDTGMGLERLAAVAQGVHSNYDSDLFTPLLAAIAERAGTAYGKKEVSDRSMRVIADHLRAVTFLMTDGVLPSNEGRGYVLRRILRRAARHGRLLGIVEPFLHELTAAVVSQMGAAYSEITRAANTITEATRGEEERFIATLDQGLPILNEMIEKTRSAGRTVLAGGDVFKLYDTYGFPMDLMTEACREQSMTIDEAGFDAAIDEQRTRARKTGGFEQDTARPAVAELAKRVGPTQFIGYDRLESDAVLRAILKGEQLVKEARDGDEIEVALDVTSFYAEGGGQVGDRGTLSGPEGLVEITETTRPAPMLILHKGTVRQGRIREGERLHLTVNASTRQDAARNHTATHLVHAALRDLLGPHVKQYGSLVGPNRLRFDFAHFRPLSSRDIDEIESTVNKEIRKNESVSTEVMSIQDAVAKGALAFFGDKYGEQVRVVSVESFSKELCGGTHCRQTGEIGLFRIVSETGVAAGVRRLEAQTGSGAYNQIKTLEAEVRQLSDLLKVGQSEIVARTRKLLTQLKDKERELEDVKLKMAGGAAAASTIKSIAGVSVHVQRTDGLDANAMRALADQLRDKMKSGVIALGAVMDEGKVSLLVVVTKDLIGRVKAGDLIKPMAAEVGGTGGGRPEMAQAGGKDASRLDAALEKVFSLVETLLQR